The genomic window AGCCATCGGTAACTCAGGTCTTGTGGCATATTTCCCCAGCAAAGATATCGCCGGAGAGCGAAACACCGCCATCGACAAAGCCCACCCTACCATCAACAGCGGTAACACCCAGCGTATCCCCTCGAATAAATTGCGGAAAACGACAACCGCCGGGATAGCGATAAACAACGCCGATGACAGGATAACCCCAACCGAGATCAACGGAAAGCGACTGCCTAACCAGCGGTTAGCGCGATCCGAAAGACCTCCCATTAGGGGTTCCATTACGATCGCCAACGCATTTTCAAAAATTAGCAACCCAGCAGCCAACTCTTTGGGAAAGCCAAATTGCACGAACAACTGAGGCAGATACAATTTATAAATCAGCCAACTGAGGGTAATTGCCCCCTGCACTCCTGCTAAACCCCAGACTTGCAACCACAAAACATTTGGCTGATTTCTAGAGGCATCCATGTTGTTAGCCCATTTTTGTATTAGTTACGATTCTAGTATGCAAATGTAGAAGAAAATGTCAATTAAGCATCAATTATTTTTTAACTTCGCGCTAGGGCTAACAATTGCAACTTGTACCGCATCCTTAGTTTTAGCCCAACCTCAACAAACGTTGCAAAGTCTCCTTAATGGAGATTATTTTTACGGTGAATCCTCCACTCCCGACCGACCCGGCGATCGCTATCTAATTATTCGCAAAACCGGGCGGACAATTATAGGACGTGACTACCACAGCGAAACCGATGATTGGTATTGCTTTAAAGGCACCGCCAGCCGCAATAGAATTATTAACGTCACCGCTGCCGCCCCACTTGCGGAAGACAATCCCAAATTGCAGTTTGGCGCAGGTAGACCGATCGAACTAAACAATCTTCGTCGCCTCAACTTTAACCTAGTAACTTCTAACAACAAAACAAATTTTCAATCTTGCATCCAAACATTTCAGAATAGAAGGTAAGTAGGTCGGCAATGTAACAAAACATAAAATTCCTGGATTTGGTACGTAGTTGCGCTAAAGCGCAACTACGTACCAATAATGATTTATTTGCGCTGACCTACTTAAGGTGGGCAATCCCCACCCTACAATTTCTACAATTTCTTAGCCCCCTTGGGAAGGGGGGTTGGGGGGATCTCTTAATACTCAGGAACCGAAGCATCGACTTCGCGACTCCAAGCAGTAATACCGCCTTTCACATTCGTACCAACAATTCCAGCTTCCTTCAAAATGCCCAGCGCCTTAGCCGATCGACCGCCCATCTTACAATGTGCAATCAAGCGATGACCGTTGAGCAATTCTTTAACCTTCTCAATACCATTACCACTTTCGATATCCGGTAATGGCACTAAAACAGAACCGGGAATCTTAGCAATTTCGTACTCATTCGGATTGCGAACATCAAGCAGTAGAAAATCATCAACACCACTATCAAGCAGCTGCTTCAATTCTAGCACAGTCATTTCTTGCATTTCCATCTGGCGTTGACGCTCCTCTGCATTTGCTTGGGTAATACCGCAGAATTGTTCGTAGTCTATCAACTTTTCAATCACCGGACGGATAGGATTTGGTCGCAGTTTCAATTCCCGAAACTTCATTTCCAGCGCGTTGAAAAGCACCAGTCTACCGCTGAGAGTTGTGCCTTTTCCTAATATAATTTTGACGGTTTCCGTTGCTTGGATCACACCAATAATTCCCGGCAAAATACCCAATACGCCACCTTCCGCACAAGAGGGAACCATCCCCGGCGGCGGCGGTTCCGGGTACAAGTCGCGGTAATTAGGGCCACCTTCGTAGTTAAAGACGGTAGCTTGTCCTTCAAACCGGAAGATGGAACCGTAGACGTTAGGCTTATTCAGCAAAACGCAGGCATCGTTTACGAGGTAGCGGGTGGGGAAGTTGTCTGTACCATCCACTACAATGTCATAAGGTTTAATGATGTCGAGAGCGTTTTCTGAACTTATCCGGGTTTCGTACAAGTCTATCTGGCAATTCGGGTTGATTTCCAGAATTCGGTTTTTGGCAGATTCAATTTTGGGTTTACCTACCCAAGATGTGCCGTGGATGACTTGGCGTTGCAGGTTGGAACTATCGACAACATCGAAATCCACAATACCGATGCGTCCTACACCCGCCGCTGCGAGGTACAGTAGCAGTGGAGAACCCAGTCCACCCGTACCGATGCAGAGGACGCTGGCAGCTTTGAGGCGTTTTTGCCCTTCCAGTCCTACTTCTGGTAAAATTAGGTGACGGGAGTAGCGTTCGTATTCTTCTTTGGATAACTGGATTTCATCCAGATTGGGATTGAGCATGGCAGTCTGATAGGGAAGAGCGGATTTAGATCCTATCTAAAAAGAGTATCCTTTGTGCGTTTGCGTTTCTGTAATTTTTATAATTTGTTTTAAATTTCGGTGATAATTTCCTCTGGCTGAAACTGGTGGCTGTCGTCTAGACACCAGCTTTGCAGTTCCCCAGCTTTGCTTTGCGGCACTGAGACAATGATATAAGAATACACCGGCCATGCGATCGCACGATCCATTTCTGAGGGAATCGCCGGATGATCTGGGTGCGAATGGTAGATGCCGATGATATTCATGGCCCGATCGCGTGCTTCTCGCTGTGCTTTTAGCATATCACGAGGTGCGATCGCATATCGCCGCCTTTTACTCCCCGGAAACTCCTCCGCCACTTCAGCACTCCAGGCATTCTCGGTTGCCCAAATTTCCACCACAGTTTTGCTATCATCGCCCAAATGTCCTACTATGATGCCGCAGCACTCTTCGGGATACGTGCTTTCGGCGTGAGTGCGGATAGCTTGCAGATGGTGAGATTGGAGTTTGATAGTCACAAATAAAGGTAGTGATAGTACAAGATCTGATATAGAGTCACCAATTAACTAGAGGTTACCTGATGTTTCTAACTATCAAAGACTTAGAAGAACTACAATCTGAGCATCCAGACTGGCAATACGAGTTAGTGGATGGGAAAATTGTAGTTATGGGGCCATGCGATTACACATCAGACGAAATTGGTTCTCGGTTACTAATTTTCTTAGGTATGTGGTTACTACCACGCAATCTAGGTCGCCTGACTGGTTCTAGTGCTGGCTTTATCTTACCTAACTCAAACTTACGTGCGCCAGATGTTTCTTTTGTCCGCGCCGCAAAACTCAAGCGCAGTCAGCGAAATTTTGTTGAGTTAGTCCCCGACTTGATGGTAGAAATTAAGTCTAAAACCGATCGCATTAAGCCCATCGAAGAGAAAATTGACTTATTCCTTAGACTGGGAACAGATGTGGGGATTTTGATCGACCCCGATAAGCTGACTGTAACAGTTTATCGTCTGAACGCTCAACCCCAAGTACTCGGAGATGGCGATATACTCACAATACCAGAGTTGTTCCCCGGTTGGGAATTGCCAATTGCCGAACTTTGGCCTCCTATATTCGAGTAAAGGCAATCAGGAATTAGTTTTCAGCCTTTCGATTAAAGATTCCAGCTTTTCTTTCACTTCCACTACTCCGCTGATCAGGCGATCGTATTCAGAGATATTTATTAACTCTAATTCATAACTGAGTAACAAGTAATATTCCAACTCAATTGCTGAATCTGCTGCCACTTCAAGTAAACTCACTTGTTCCCCTTTGTCATCTCTGGCGCATCCCTGCGCGATTTTGATGGGGACGGCAGCACTAGCTAAACGAATCTGTTGCGTTAACCCAAGCATCTCCTTTTCGGGAAACTCGCTGGTCGTTTCATAAACCGCTACTGTCAGTTCGTGCGCTTTTTCCCATTCCGGTAATTCTCTGAAGTCTCTCATCTTGTCTTTCGGCTATCTATCTGCATCTGTCAATATTAAATATTATTTCATCAAGTCGGCGCGATTTTTTCTGGCTGCTTGGTGATACAATAGAATTATGTCTGAATGATTTTCTTTATAATGGGAATCTGTCCTAAATTTTTACAGCCAAAAACATCCCATTATTAAACTAATTACTCTAATATACAGCAAAACCGCGTTGAGATCAACACTACTTACAAGAAAAATTAATGTAAAGCACTGATTCCTAGATAGAGTTCGCCGACTTTGGGGTCATTCAACAATTCTA from Argonema galeatum A003/A1 includes these protein-coding regions:
- a CDS encoding four helix bundle protein, with the translated sequence MRDFRELPEWEKAHELTVAVYETTSEFPEKEMLGLTQQIRLASAAVPIKIAQGCARDDKGEQVSLLEVAADSAIELEYYLLLSYELELINISEYDRLISGVVEVKEKLESLIERLKTNS
- a CDS encoding M67 family metallopeptidase → MTIKLQSHHLQAIRTHAESTYPEECCGIIVGHLGDDSKTVVEIWATENAWSAEVAEEFPGSKRRRYAIAPRDMLKAQREARDRAMNIIGIYHSHPDHPAIPSEMDRAIAWPVYSYIIVSVPQSKAGELQSWCLDDSHQFQPEEIITEI
- the moeB gene encoding molybdopterin-synthase adenylyltransferase MoeB — encoded protein: MLNPNLDEIQLSKEEYERYSRHLILPEVGLEGQKRLKAASVLCIGTGGLGSPLLLYLAAAGVGRIGIVDFDVVDSSNLQRQVIHGTSWVGKPKIESAKNRILEINPNCQIDLYETRISSENALDIIKPYDIVVDGTDNFPTRYLVNDACVLLNKPNVYGSIFRFEGQATVFNYEGGPNYRDLYPEPPPPGMVPSCAEGGVLGILPGIIGVIQATETVKIILGKGTTLSGRLVLFNALEMKFRELKLRPNPIRPVIEKLIDYEQFCGITQANAEERQRQMEMQEMTVLELKQLLDSGVDDFLLLDVRNPNEYEIAKIPGSVLVPLPDIESGNGIEKVKELLNGHRLIAHCKMGGRSAKALGILKEAGIVGTNVKGGITAWSREVDASVPEY
- a CDS encoding Uma2 family endonuclease — protein: MFLTIKDLEELQSEHPDWQYELVDGKIVVMGPCDYTSDEIGSRLLIFLGMWLLPRNLGRLTGSSAGFILPNSNLRAPDVSFVRAAKLKRSQRNFVELVPDLMVEIKSKTDRIKPIEEKIDLFLRLGTDVGILIDPDKLTVTVYRLNAQPQVLGDGDILTIPELFPGWELPIAELWPPIFE